A stretch of Candidatus Nanogingivalaceae bacterium DNA encodes these proteins:
- the recJ gene encoding single-stranded-DNA-specific exonuclease RecJ gives MTVEQIFEQILKNRGISKENREAFLNPNYDNQHDPFLLPDMEKAVERLLIAHKKQEKITVYGDYDVDGVSASTVILAAFEKFGFKNVDYFLPDRFKDGYGMNERGVRVLADRGTNLILTVDCGSLNHAEIDFAKGFGIDTIVTDHHNIAEVQPNAVAVVNPRRKENKYPQAENFAGVGVAFKLVQALQTKLEGFPAGQEKWLLDMVALGTVCDIMKQTVENRQNTFWGLKVLSKTRRAGLKSMLALAGVKEPKSSTLGFIIGPRINSAGRLETAEKALDLMLEKDSFVAFEKAKNLDDLNKKRRKIQHEALEIAIQKAEDFKNNKVLVVADESFNDGIIGIVASGLLERFKKPVFVISIEGDVAKGSARSFGDFSASQAVQNASEIIIKGGGHDAAAGVTLPTLKIDDFRKSVNDFYDSLKLKNQLEKLLPKVDVQLEDFSPISLELFEKISLLEPFGNGNEEPTFEIKNACVIARQEMGDKNQHLKITLSDGEREIKMLKFNAPKDFFAEIDEKVDVIFSLGLNEWQGQKNVEGQILHLKRRK, from the coding sequence ATGACGGTTGAACAAATTTTTGAGCAAATTTTAAAGAATCGTGGAATTTCAAAAGAGAATCGTGAAGCTTTTCTGAATCCGAATTATGATAACCAGCACGATCCTTTTTTGTTGCCGGATATGGAAAAAGCGGTTGAGCGATTACTTATTGCCCACAAAAAACAAGAAAAAATTACAGTTTATGGCGATTATGATGTTGATGGTGTTTCAGCTTCAACAGTGATTTTGGCAGCTTTCGAAAAATTCGGTTTTAAAAATGTGGATTATTTTTTGCCCGATCGTTTTAAAGATGGCTACGGAATGAACGAGCGTGGCGTGAGAGTTCTTGCGGATCGAGGAACGAACTTAATTTTAACGGTTGACTGTGGAAGTTTAAATCACGCTGAAATTGATTTTGCAAAAGGTTTTGGAATCGATACAATCGTAACGGATCACCATAACATTGCCGAAGTTCAACCAAATGCAGTTGCGGTTGTAAATCCGCGCAGAAAAGAAAACAAATATCCGCAGGCTGAAAATTTTGCCGGCGTTGGAGTGGCGTTTAAATTGGTTCAAGCGCTTCAAACCAAACTCGAGGGCTTTCCTGCTGGCCAAGAAAAGTGGCTACTTGACATGGTGGCGCTCGGCACCGTTTGCGATATTATGAAACAAACGGTCGAGAATCGCCAAAACACTTTTTGGGGGCTAAAAGTTCTTTCGAAAACACGCCGAGCTGGTTTGAAATCGATGCTTGCACTAGCTGGCGTGAAAGAGCCGAAAAGTTCAACGCTTGGCTTTATCATCGGCCCACGAATCAATTCGGCTGGTCGGCTTGAAACTGCCGAAAAGGCATTAGATTTAATGCTCGAAAAAGACTCTTTTGTTGCTTTCGAAAAAGCCAAAAATCTCGATGATTTAAATAAAAAACGCCGTAAAATTCAACACGAAGCGCTCGAAATTGCAATTCAAAAAGCCGAAGATTTTAAAAATAATAAGGTTTTGGTTGTAGCTGATGAAAGTTTTAACGATGGAATTATTGGAATTGTGGCGAGCGGATTGCTTGAACGTTTTAAAAAACCAGTTTTTGTGATTTCGATTGAGGGCGATGTAGCAAAGGGTTCGGCGCGTAGTTTTGGTGATTTTTCGGCGAGTCAAGCAGTGCAAAATGCAAGCGAAATTATTATTAAAGGCGGTGGTCACGATGCGGCCGCGGGCGTAACTTTGCCAACTTTAAAAATTGATGATTTTCGAAAAAGCGTGAACGATTTTTACGATTCATTAAAATTAAAAAACCAGCTCGAAAAGCTTTTGCCAAAAGTGGATGTTCAGCTTGAAGATTTTTCGCCAATTTCATTAGAACTTTTTGAGAAAATTTCGCTTCTTGAGCCTTTTGGAAATGGGAATGAAGAGCCAACTTTCGAAATTAAGAATGCTTGCGTAATTGCACGCCAAGAAATGGGCGATAAAAATCAGCATCTGAAAATAACTTTAAGTGATGGCGAGCGTGAAATCAAAATGTTAAAATTTAATGCACCAAAAGATTTTTTTGCCGAAATAGATGAAAAAGTTGACGTGATTTTTTCGCTAGGTTTAAATGAATGGCAGGGTCAAAAAAATGTTGAAGGTCAAATTTTGCATTTAAAGAGGAGGAAATAA
- the priA gene encoding primosomal protein N' codes for MDFYFEVAPLKIVRTNSEVFTYASKEKLETGQIVQIPVGKKNMFGVVFKEVEKPDFETREILKIVEKTPIPKHLVELSKWMSQYYATPLSQVLSGILPAGLGKNRRSSKKEKIKLTDEKESCSNFLYTSQQQNAIKKLDKIHSGTVLLHGITGSGKTSIYINQTEKILANQQSAIILVPEIALTSQLVLNFEKHFSNIKIIHSHQTEAERHKTWLKILNDPEPQVIIGARSALFAPVKNLGLIVIDECHEPSFKQDQTPKYSALRASSFLASNFNFKAIFGSATPLIEDYFLAELSEKNGGNEIIKLTELAKKEAQPAKIELVDLTKKDSKNHRFFSKKMLAEMEQTLSENKQVLIYHNRRGSASITLCHNCGWMALCPNCFVPLTLHADKFQLSCHICGHKERPPISCPDCGEAEIIHKGIGTKAIEEEIRKLFPQKKVARFDADSDKNETVEKLYSEIRNGEIDIIIGTQVIAKGLDLPKLKTVCVVQADAGLALPDFTSSERNFQLISQVIGRVGRHSSESNVIIQTYQPEAPSIQFGLNQDYAGFYNFEIKNRQKQNYPPFVYLLKLTCVYKTEISAVRNSQKEAHEIRKKFSKDVQIFGPTPAFYERVGETYRWQIVVKSKKRAPLLEIAREFQGKPQWRVDLDPPGLI; via the coding sequence ATGGATTTTTATTTTGAAGTTGCACCGTTAAAAATTGTTCGCACTAATAGCGAAGTTTTTACTTATGCCTCAAAAGAAAAACTCGAAACCGGCCAAATTGTACAAATTCCTGTTGGCAAAAAAAATATGTTTGGTGTGGTTTTTAAAGAAGTCGAAAAACCAGATTTCGAAACTCGCGAGATTCTAAAAATAGTCGAAAAAACGCCAATTCCAAAACATTTAGTTGAACTTTCGAAATGGATGAGCCAATATTATGCGACGCCTCTTTCGCAAGTTTTGAGCGGAATTTTACCAGCCGGTTTAGGCAAGAATCGCCGTTCTTCAAAAAAAGAAAAAATCAAATTAACAGATGAAAAAGAGAGCTGTTCAAATTTTTTATACACAAGCCAACAACAAAACGCAATCAAAAAACTTGATAAAATTCACTCCGGAACAGTTCTTCTTCATGGAATTACCGGATCGGGAAAAACTTCAATTTATATAAATCAAACCGAAAAAATTTTAGCCAACCAGCAATCCGCAATAATTTTAGTTCCCGAAATCGCATTAACTTCACAACTAGTTTTGAATTTCGAAAAACATTTTAGTAATATTAAAATCATTCACTCACACCAAACTGAAGCTGAACGCCACAAAACTTGGTTAAAAATTTTGAACGACCCCGAACCGCAAGTTATTATTGGTGCACGCTCTGCCCTTTTTGCGCCCGTAAAAAACTTGGGGCTAATTGTAATTGATGAGTGTCACGAGCCAAGTTTCAAACAAGATCAAACACCAAAATATTCTGCTTTACGCGCAAGCAGTTTTTTGGCTTCGAATTTTAATTTTAAAGCAATTTTTGGCTCTGCAACACCGCTAATTGAAGATTATTTCTTAGCCGAATTATCTGAAAAAAATGGCGGAAACGAAATTATTAAACTAACCGAACTCGCCAAAAAAGAAGCTCAACCAGCAAAAATTGAACTAGTTGATTTAACAAAAAAAGATTCGAAAAACCACCGCTTTTTTTCGAAAAAAATGCTCGCCGAAATGGAGCAAACTTTAAGCGAAAATAAACAGGTTTTAATTTATCACAACCGTCGTGGTTCGGCCAGTATTACACTTTGCCACAATTGCGGATGGATGGCACTTTGTCCAAATTGTTTTGTTCCGCTAACTTTACACGCCGATAAATTTCAATTGTCATGTCATATTTGTGGGCACAAAGAACGCCCACCAATTTCTTGTCCAGATTGCGGTGAAGCAGAAATTATCCATAAAGGAATCGGTACAAAAGCAATCGAAGAAGAAATTCGAAAACTCTTTCCGCAGAAAAAAGTTGCACGCTTCGATGCAGATAGTGACAAAAATGAAACCGTCGAAAAGCTTTATAGTGAAATTCGCAACGGTGAAATTGATATTATTATTGGCACCCAAGTTATTGCAAAAGGTCTAGATTTACCAAAATTAAAAACCGTTTGCGTAGTTCAGGCCGATGCGGGATTAGCTTTGCCTGATTTTACTTCGAGCGAGCGAAATTTTCAGTTAATTTCACAAGTGATTGGTCGTGTTGGGCGGCATTCTAGCGAATCAAATGTAATTATTCAAACTTATCAACCTGAAGCTCCGTCGATCCAATTTGGCTTAAATCAAGATTACGCTGGATTTTATAATTTCGAAATTAAAAATCGCCAAAAACAAAACTACCCACCTTTTGTATATCTGTTAAAATTAACCTGCGTATATAAAACCGAGATTTCAGCCGTACGAAATTCACAGAAAGAAGCGCACGAGATTCGCAAAAAATTTTCGAAAGATGTACAAATTTTTGGTCCAACGCCAGCTTTTTATGAGCGCGTAGGCGAAACTTATCGTTGGCAAATTGTAGTTAAAAGCAAAAAACGCGCGCCCCTTTTAGAGATTGCACGCGAGTTTCAAGGCAAGCCACAGTGGCGCGTTGACTTAGACCCACCAGGATTGATTTAA